From the Actinopolymorpha singaporensis genome, the window CACGTACCCGCGGCAGCCAGGGCAGCGTGGTGGCCAGGGCCACGTACTGGTGCGCCCGGTAGCCGGTCCACCCCAGCAACGGCTCCAGGACCTCCGGAGTCATCGGATCCGGCGTCACCCTGCGTCCGGCCGGCCCGTCAACCCTTCCGGGCTCGGCGTAGACCAGCGCGTTCACATCGGACAGGCACTCAGCCTCCAGCCAGCAGCCCAGCCGCCGTGCCTTGATCAGCTCCTCCAACTCGAACCCGTTACACCCAGCCACGTCGACCGACGCCACCGCCGCCGCCAACCCAGGACCCGCCGGCAGATCAGCAAACCCCGCGGGCAGCACCCGACGGCCACCGGGCTGCCCGCCCAGGTGGCCGTCGAAGCACTCACCGCCATCGCTCACGCGTTCGATTCTACCGAACAAGATCGGCTCATGTGAGCCGGAAGCCCCTTACCCACAAGGAAAACTGATGTCAATCACAACCTGCGAGCCGTTCGGGTCGCGCCATCCCGCGTGCACGAACTGGCGCGTGACCGGCGGACTCGCCATGGCCTGACGTATGTCGCTGTCGAAATCGATCGATTGCCGAGGTCGGCCGCAAACAACGGCCGCCCTTTACACGCAGATTCCGTACGGACACGATGGGCGCACGCCAGCGGGGGTCCCGACTCCGACGAGGAGCGTGCGTCATGAGAACAGCCGGAACACCGAACCACCGGCCGGGCCGTACGCCGGAGCGAGCGCCGGATCGCGCGCCGGAGCGAGCACCAGCCCATACGCCGCAGCGAACGCCGAGCCGGCGCGACCTGTTCCGGTTCGGGCTCACGTCGGTCGCGGCGTTCTCCGTCGCCGGATGCTCCGCGCTCTCGCTCAACCCGTCGGACAAGTCCGGCGGCAAGGGCGGAGGCAAGGACGCCGGCAAGGCCGGCACCGGGCTCAAGGAGGCGCCGGAACTCAGCGACCAGGTCAAGGCCGGCAAGCTTCCGCCGCGCGCCAAGCGGATGCCGGCCAAGCCGATGGTCATCCGCCCCACCGAGCCGGGCGGTGTGTACGGCGGCACGTGGAACACCATCCTGACCTCGGTGGACGCCGACCCGCACCTGGTCGGTTCGTTGTCGTACGAGCCGCTCGTGCGGTGGGACGTCGACCAGACCAAGATCTCGCCGAACGTCGCCGAGTCCTGGGAGATCGGCCAGGACGGCCGCGTCTACACGTTCAAGCTGCGCGCGGGCATGAAGTGGTCGGACGGAAAGCCCTACACAGCAGACGACCTGGTGTTCGGATACGAGGACGTGCTGAGCAACACCGACCTCTACCCGGTGATGCCCTCGCAGTTCGCTCCGGACGGACAGCCGGCGAAGCTGGAGAAGCTCGACGACACCACCGTGCGGTTCACCTTCCCCAAGCCGCAGGGTTTGTTCCTGGACCAGGTAGCGTCCTCCGGTGGCGCCGTCCTGCACTGCCTGCCGAAGCACTACCTGAAGCAGTTCCACAAGAAGTACAACCCGGACGCGGACAAGCTGGCGAAGCAGGAAGGCCAGCCGGACTGGACCAAACTCTTCCTGAACAAGGGCGGCAACGGCCCGACGGAGTTCGGTTCCTGGCAGAACACCGACCTGCCGGTCATCTACCCGTGGAAGCTGTCCTCCCAGTCCGGCAACCGCCTGGTGGTCAGCCGCAATCCGTACTACTGGAAGTCCGACACCGAGGGCCGGCAGCTTCCCTACCTCGACCGGGTCGTGTTCGACATCATCACCGACCCACAGGTCAGCACGCTCAAGCTCAGCCAGGGCGACTACAGCCTGGTCACACCCGGGCTGGTCACGCTCCAGAGCAAGCCGGTCTTCGCGCGCGGGCGGGAGAAGGGACGCTTCCACTTCATCGCGATCGGTTCGTCGCGGATGAACGACGCGACGTTCCTGCTCAACCAGACGCACAAGGACCCGGCGATGCGGCAGGTCATGCAGAACAAGGACTTCCGCATCGGTCTGTCGTACGCGCTGAACCGCCAGGAGATCATCAAGGTCGTACTCCTCAACCAGGGTGAGCCGTGGCAGACCTCGCCCCGCAAGGAGTCCGGGCTCTACCTCCAGCAACTCGCCAAGCAGTACACCGAGCACGACCCGGCGAAGGCGAACCAGCATCTGGACAAGGCCGGTTACCGCCAGCGCGACAGCGACGGGTTCCGGCTGCGCCCGGACGGGAAACGGCTGGGATTCACCGTCGAGGTGCGGACGAACTTCAACCCGCTCTGGGCCGACGTCGCCCAGCTCGCGTCCGGTTACTGGAAGAAGGTCGGCGTCGACGTGCAGGTGAAGGTGGAGGACGCCACCCTGTTGTTCAACCGGGTGGCCGCCAACAACCACGACGCGGTGATGGACGACGGCGACGGCGGTGACCTGCCGATGCTCGGCCCCGGGTGGTACTTCCCCGTGGACGCCGGTGCGGCATACGCGGTCGAGTGGGGCCGGTGGTACGAGTCGAAGGGCAAGGAAGGGGAGAAGCCACCGGCCGGCCCGCTGCGGCAGATGCGGTTGTTCGACCAGATCAAGGTCACACCGGACAAGCAGAAGCGCGACGAGCTCTTCATGCAGATCCTGCGCATCTCCCAAGAAGAGTTCTACGTGATCGGGACCGTGCTGCCCGAGGCGAGGTACAACGTCGTCCAGAACGACCTGCACGGTGTCGGCGGGGAGATGATCGACGACTGCTGCGAGCCCGGCCCGTCCGCTCCGGAGCAGTACTTCTGGAAGAAGACGTAGGGCGCCCGCTCCCCGGCCCTCTCCAGGCTCCCTTGCCGGCCCTGCCCTTTCCGGCCACGCGTTGTCCTGGATGGGGCATCTCCGGGCATCGCGCGGGGGCCGGTATCCGGGTAGCGTGCAGCACAGTTTCCCGGGGCGTGGTCGACCCATGCCCTCATGGCCCGAGGTGATACGAGGGGCAGCTTTGCGAACCGTCTCCGTGAACCGGCTGACCGCCGCGTACGACGTCGGCCGACCGGTCCTGCAGGACGTGACGGTGACCGTGGAACCGGGCCACATGCTGGCGGTCAGCGGACGCTCGGGCGCGGGCAAGTCCACGTTGCTGTCCACCATCGCCGGCCTGCTGCGCCCGGCCGAGGGAACTGTCAGTCTGGACGGCGAGCCGCTGCGTGACCGCGACCACGCCGTCTCCCAGGGCGTGGTGCTGGTGCCGCAGGACAACGGCCTGGCCACGTTCCTGACCGCTGGTGAGAACGTCGAGGTGGCGCTGCTGGCCAACGGCCGCGGCCCGGCGGAGGCGCGCCGGCTCACCGTCGAGTGCCTGACGGCACTGGGGCTCGCCGGACAGCGCGACCAGTTGGTGGAGGAGCTGTCCGGCGGACAGCAGCAGCGCACCGCGATCGCCCGCGGTCTCGCCCTGCGCGGTGACGTCCTCCTCGCCGACGAGGTGACCAGCGAGCTCGACGCGGTGTCGCGGCAGACGGTGATGGACCTGCTGCGCAAGGAAGCCGATCGGGGCGCGGTCGTGGTGTTCGCGACCCACGACCCGGACGCCGCCGCCTTGTGCGACGCCGAGCTGCACCTGGTCGACGGGCGCGCCGAGATCGTCCGGTCCGAACCCGTGGTGGACGCGCCGACGGTGAACCGGCCGAACGCCTCCACGACGGCAAGGGCGTAGGCCACGGCATGTGGGCAGTACTTCGGGGCGCACTGGCTGCCCGGCGCGGGCCGGCGATCGTGGTCATGTTGGTGGCGCTGCTCGCCGGCGCGGCGGTGACGGCCGCACCCTTCTACGCGGTGAAGGCCCAGCAGCAGGTCGGGGTGGCCGCGGTCGGGAGCGCCCCGGTCGCGCAGCGGCTGGTCTCGGTGAGCTGGCTGTCGGCCTGGCGCGGCACCAACGACACCGCGTCCGAGGCTGCCATGAAGGACGCCCGGAAGGCCTTCCGCCCGCCGGGGTTTGCCTCGATCGACGGCGCGTTCGCGCCGGGCGGCGTGCGGCGCGCGGGGTCCAAGGCGCCGGCGGCGGTGGTCAAGGTGGCCTACCGCGACGACGTCTACCGCCACCTCACGATCACCGGGGACCGTCCCACCGGTGCCGGTCAGGTCGTACTCCCGGCGGCCTTCGCCGGCCAGCTCTCCCTGAAGGTCGGTGACGACCTCACGCTCACGGGCGGGAAGAAGCCGAGCCGGGCCCGGCTGGTCGGCGTCTACCGCGTGATCGACCCGAGCGAGCCGTACTGGGCGGACGGTTACCTCGTCGGCCTCGGTTCGGACGACCGCAGCAAGCAGGCAACGGCGTTCACCGTCCCGGCGACGATGCGCGGCTGGGAACAGACCACCTACACCTACGACCTGCTGGCCTCACCCGCGGCGTTCGCCACGATGAACACCGACGGGCTCGCCGGCCAGATCAACGCCGACCTGTCCACGCTCGGGCAGCAGGGATTCTCCACCAGCATCACCGGGCTGGACGGCCTGCTCGACCGGATCACCCAGGACCGGCGCAACGTCCTAGCCGGCGTGGGGGTCGGCGTCGCGGTGCTGTTGCTGCTGACGTGGTTCGCCCTGGCCGTGGTGGTCCGCGAGGCGGCGGTGCAGATTCGTGGCGACGTCGGCTGGTGGCGGCTGCACGGTGCGCCGTCGGGCCGAGGGTGGGTGCTCGTCCTCGGCCAGAGCGTGGTGCCGCTGGTGGGTGGAGCGGTGGTCGGTGCCGCCGCGGGCTTCGCCGTCGGCCGCTCGATGGCCGGCACCCTCGACCCCGCCGGTCAACGTACCGCGCTACTGCTGTCGCTGTTGCTGCTCGGGCTGACCCTGGTGGGCGGGCTCGTCGCGGTGGTGGCCGCCCAGGTCGGCACGTTGCTGACCCCGGCGCGCGACCTGCTGCGGCGCATTCCCGTCCGCCGTCCCGGCTGGCGGCGTTCGCTGGTGGACGTCGTGCTCGTCGGCCTCTCGGTGTACGGCGTCGTCCAGGCCGTCGTGGTGGGCGGCAGCGTGGAGGGACTCCCACTCCTCGCACCCGGCCTGGTCGCGCTCGCCGTCGCATTGGTGGCCGCCTGGGGAGTGCCGCCGCTGGCCAACTCCCTGACCCTTCGCGCCCGCCAGGCCGGGCGCCCGGCGATGGCACTGATCGCGGCGCTGACCGCGCGGCGGCCGGAGACGCATCGGCTGTTCGCGTTGGTGGTGGTGGCGATCGCCCTGGTCACGACCGCGTTCGTCGGCTGGGACACCACCACCCGCACCCAGGAGCAGCGGGCCGCCCTCGAACTCGGTGCCGACCGTGTGCTCACCGTGGACGCCGACGATCCCGCTCAGCTGATGGCCGCGGTGCGTGCCGCCGACCCGAGCGGGAAGTACGCCATGGCCGTCGTCGATCAGCCGGGGGAGAGCACCGGCGACCCGTCGGTGCTGGCGATGGACACCACCCGGCTGCCGGTGGTCACCGGATGGCGTAAGGAGTACGGCGGAGACCCTGCGACGGTCGCCGCTGCGCTGCGGCCGTCCGCGCCGCGCCCGGTCACCCTGCACACCGGCCGGCTCGTCGTCGACGCGTCCGGGCAGGACCCCGACGGTGAGCCGCTGCACCTGCGGGTCCGGTTGCGGACCGCCGAGGACGGCAAGCCGGTCGACGCCATCGTCGGCCCACTGACCGGCACCCGGAAGGCGTACTCCGCCGACGTACGCAACTGCACCGCCGGCTGCCGGCTGGTCGGCGTCCAGGTGCTCGGCGACCGGCGGGCCGACGGGGCCACCGGTGACGTCGCCGACCCGACCGGCGTGGGGTACGAACCGGCGACCGCGGGCGCGCGGGTCGACCTCTATCCGGCGGGCGGCGGGAGTACGGCCGGCGCCGCCGGCACCGGTGTCCGCGCCAACGACTCCGCAGCCGCGCGCGGTTCGTCGCTGCCGGCGGCCCTGCTCGCCGCGCCCGAACGCTGGCGGCCCGCGGTCGGTCCCCGCGACCTCGGCCCCACCATCGCCGCCGGGAAGGGCAGTCTGCGCCTCACCGTGTCCCAGCCGCCGGAGAACGTCCCGCTCGACCGCAACGACTGGGCGTTCGTCGCGGACACCCCGGTGCTGCTGCCCGCTCTCGTCGCCGGCTGGCGGCCCGACCCGGCGGAGGAGACCCGGCTGATTCCGCTGCCCGGCGCGGCGGTGCCCGCCCAGATCGTCCGCACCGGCTCACTCGTACCCCGCCACGACAAGGTCGGCACGATCGTCGACCTCACCTACGCCGAGCGGCTGGTGCCGTTCCCGCTCGCGGGCTCGGGGTTCCCGCAGGTGTGGCTGTCCGCCGACGCGCCCGCGTCCGTCGTGGCGGGCCTGCGCGACCACGGGCTCACGACCCTGCGGGAGGAGTCGATGTCCACCCGACTGACCCAGCTGCGCGCGGAGGGCAGTGCGGTCGGCGTACGGTTCCAGGTCGCGGTCGCGCTGGTCGGCCTGCTGCTCGCGGCCGGTGCCGTCCTGATCGACGCCGCCCGCGAACGCCCCGGCCGGGCGGCCGAACTCGCCTCCCTGCGCGCCCAGGGCGTCGGCGCGCGCGCCATCCGTGCGGTCGGCTACGGCTCGCTCGGCGCCCTCGTCGGTACGGCAGCGGTGATCGGGCTCGCCGCCGGAGTCGCCGGCGCCGCGGTCGACAGGATCCTGTACCCCGGCTTCGTCGACGGCTGGAACGTCCTGCCCACCGTGGACACGCGCGGCTACCCGGTCCTGGCCGCCGCGCTGGCCGCCGTCGTCGTCCTGGGCTCGGTCGTCGTCGCGTCCGGTTCGGCTCTCGTACGCCGGGCGCGGCCATGATCGCGGTCGTTCTCGCCCAGCTGGCCACCCGCTGGGGTCAGGCGCTGACGCTGTTCGTCCTGTCCATGGCAGCCACCCTCGCGGCCGTGTGCGTACCCGCGTTCGCGGTGGCCATCGACCGGGCCGCCATCCGCAACGAGGTCGCCGTTGCCGACAACGCCGACCGCACGGTCTCGATGCCGCCGCTGTCGGTGGACTCGCCGAACCCGCGTACCGACGTGCTGGAGTCGGCCGACGGCCTGCAGACCCTGACTGACGCGCGCTCCCGGCTGAAGGGCTTCACCCCGGTCACCACGGCGCAGGTCCACGTTCGCGGGATCGAGCGCGGCCGCCCGAACGCCGAACCGCGGAGCCTGCTCGCCCGGGACGGCTTCTGCCGGCACGTGACGTTCAGGCAGGGCCGGTGCCCGGTGGGCAGCCGGGAGGTGGCACTGCCGGCCTCGCTGGTTCCCGAGGCCAAGGTGCACGCAGGCGACGAGGTGACGCTCACTCCCGTACGCCGCAAGGACCAGACGTGGGAGCCGGACGGTCCGCCGGTCGCGCTCACCGTCGTCGGGGTGTTCGAGGCCGACCATCCGAAGTCGGCGTACTGGTCGCTGGAGGACCCGCTCGGCCGGCTCGGACCGGCCGCGATCATGACCAACCGGGCCACGACCGGGAGCCTGCTGCACCGGCAGGAGACGCTGTACCTCGACTCGGTCATGCCCACCGGCCTGCTCACGCCCGACCGCGTTCCTGTGGTCAGGGCCCAGCTCAACGCGGCAGAACGCCGGCTCCTCGAGGACGACCCGTACGGCGGCGGCCTGCTGTCCACCCTGCCGTCCCTGCTGGACCGGATCGAGTCCCACGGCAAGCATGCCCGCGCACTGCTGCCCATCGCCGCGGCGCCGCTGATCGCCCTGTGCTGGTTCGTCATCCACCTCGCCGTCGGGCACGGCGTGTGGGGGCGCCGCCAGGAGATCGGCGCGGTCGCGTTGCGGGGTGCCCGCTGGCCGACGCGGGCGCTGAGCATCTCCGCGGAGAGCCTGCTGCCGCTGCTGGCCGGCGTACCCGTCGGCCTGCTGGTCACCGGTGCGCTCGTCGCGCTCACCGTGTCGGGGGAGGCCGGCCCGGTCGGCGTCGACCGGGCCCAGTTGCTCGCCGCCGCAGTAGCGGCCGCCGGAACGATCGTCGCCGCCCTGCTCGCACTGCGCCGTGAGCTCTCCGCGCCGGTCGGCACGCTGCTGCGCCAGGTGCCCTCCCGCTCCCGTCCCGTGGTCGTGGCGGCGGTGGAGGTCGTCGTGGTCGCGCTCGGCGTCGTGGTCGTGGCCGAGACGCGCTCCCTCGGCGGCTCGCTGGTCGGCGTCATGGTCGCCGCTCCGGTCGTGGTCGTCCTCGCCGTGGCGATGCT encodes:
- a CDS encoding ATP-binding cassette domain-containing protein; this translates as MRTVSVNRLTAAYDVGRPVLQDVTVTVEPGHMLAVSGRSGAGKSTLLSTIAGLLRPAEGTVSLDGEPLRDRDHAVSQGVVLVPQDNGLATFLTAGENVEVALLANGRGPAEARRLTVECLTALGLAGQRDQLVEELSGGQQQRTAIARGLALRGDVLLADEVTSELDAVSRQTVMDLLRKEADRGAVVVFATHDPDAAALCDAELHLVDGRAEIVRSEPVVDAPTVNRPNASTTARA
- a CDS encoding ABC transporter substrate-binding protein, whose product is MRTAGTPNHRPGRTPERAPDRAPERAPAHTPQRTPSRRDLFRFGLTSVAAFSVAGCSALSLNPSDKSGGKGGGKDAGKAGTGLKEAPELSDQVKAGKLPPRAKRMPAKPMVIRPTEPGGVYGGTWNTILTSVDADPHLVGSLSYEPLVRWDVDQTKISPNVAESWEIGQDGRVYTFKLRAGMKWSDGKPYTADDLVFGYEDVLSNTDLYPVMPSQFAPDGQPAKLEKLDDTTVRFTFPKPQGLFLDQVASSGGAVLHCLPKHYLKQFHKKYNPDADKLAKQEGQPDWTKLFLNKGGNGPTEFGSWQNTDLPVIYPWKLSSQSGNRLVVSRNPYYWKSDTEGRQLPYLDRVVFDIITDPQVSTLKLSQGDYSLVTPGLVTLQSKPVFARGREKGRFHFIAIGSSRMNDATFLLNQTHKDPAMRQVMQNKDFRIGLSYALNRQEIIKVVLLNQGEPWQTSPRKESGLYLQQLAKQYTEHDPAKANQHLDKAGYRQRDSDGFRLRPDGKRLGFTVEVRTNFNPLWADVAQLASGYWKKVGVDVQVKVEDATLLFNRVAANNHDAVMDDGDGGDLPMLGPGWYFPVDAGAAYAVEWGRWYESKGKEGEKPPAGPLRQMRLFDQIKVTPDKQKRDELFMQILRISQEEFYVIGTVLPEARYNVVQNDLHGVGGEMIDDCCEPGPSAPEQYFWKKT